The following proteins are co-located in the Apium graveolens cultivar Ventura chromosome 5, ASM990537v1, whole genome shotgun sequence genome:
- the LOC141661576 gene encoding uncharacterized protein LOC141661576 translates to MTLKGGTSQACAACKYQRRKCTSECVLAPYFPPDEPNKFRNAHRLFGVRNISKILEELDPTQKSEAMRSIIFQANIRDKYPVHGCLGVIMQYQYQIRQLEDELQAVLAQLALYRQQEMSAVAPNDPSQLQLQLGMPRPLDAQALFNQEDTDPQQYNAVNALPNPSYNSFCGNVPADYIDSKENNLVNSFWIQQSCSNGNNSNDQIQMMGNQPDQLIGSQSMQQDVIQDYEFFDVINDRQSFIDLKENHESSSESTLIDTTQSLENIAEDELKNAAACLTLTSVN, encoded by the exons ATGACCCTTAAGGGTGGCACCAGCCAAGCCTGTGCTGCGTGCAAATACCAGAGGAGAAAGTGCACTTCTGAATGTGTACTTGCTCCTTACTTCCCTCCTGATGAACCAAATAAGTTCCGTAATGCACATAGATTATTCGGGGTCCGAAACATCTCTAAGATACTCGAGGAGCTCGATCCTACTCAGAAATCAGAAGCCATGCGTTCCATCATTTTTCAAGCTAACATTCGCGACAAATATCCTGTTCATGGTTGTCTTGGAGTCATAATGCAGTATCAGTATCAAATTCGACAACTGGAGGATGAATTACAAGCTGTTCTTGCACAACTGGCTCTTTATCGACAACAAGAAATGTCAGCTGTAGCACCGAATGATCCATCTCAGTTACAATTGCAATTAGGCATGCCACGACCTCTTGACGCACAAGCTCTTTTTAATCAAGAAGATACTGATCCTCAGCAGTATAATGCTGTTAATGCACTTCCTAATCCTTCTTATAATTCTTTTTGTGGAAATGTTCCTGCAGATTATATTGATTCTAAGGAGAATAATTTAGTTAATTCGTTTTGGATTCAACAATCGTGTAGTAATGGTAATAACAGTAATGATCAAATTCAAATGATGGGTAATCAACCTGATCAGTTGATTGGATCACAAAGTATGCAGCAAGATGTTATTCAAGATTACGAGTTCTTTGATGTAATCAATGACAGACAGTCCTTCATTGATCTGAAGGAGAATCACGAGTCAAG CTCGGAATCGACTCTGATAGATACAACTCAGTCTCTTGAGAACATTGCGGAGGACGAACTAAAGAATGCTGCAGCATGCTTAACTCTCACTAGTGTAAATTGA
- the LOC141723651 gene encoding zinc finger protein BRUTUS-like At1g74770, producing MSGDEVSSCGGVMEVVELPKNGVGLADNPILVLVYFHKALRAEFAELRRIAVEALESGRHGGELLVLLRKRFEFLKLFYKYHSAAEDEVIFLALDELVKNVVSTYSLEHKSIDDLFDSVFNCLDVLDKEGKDNHHKTFQGLLFCIGTIQTTIYQHMLKEEEQVFPLLMQQFSSSEQASLIWQFMCSVPVTLLEDFLPWMISVLSADEQLEVSRSMKEIVPEEKLLQEVVISWIDNKVPVFGGCTSIREQAAQFHIGLGTNHETSKHHSFDGIRLWHDAIRKDLQEVLVELYQIRISSTFSDLPALVVQLNFIADTLIFYSKALSNIIYPLWNELAKDFYSARYAQYLDERKIEGLQRLLYYKSEKTIPLRRYVEKLYEELGSFASWINENLKLIEAEVFPLIRMNCSHDMQQWLLYTCLKMMPLGLIKCVITWFSAHLSGNEAKSALKENLKGPLANNPLASLLCHWLRRSYSGKSSTEKFKEDLREMFNSRCLLLSKQIEEDSGLSHFTPDDKHHNTSSCRKPDKITDSENKFPTYTCSSTKRNRNHDTSYTSGMNFHVSFPQILNIPSYLSQNPGVCSLVTSFTILDTNPMDHIIYFHKALKKDLEYLILVSAKLAENVGFLMDFHRCFHLLQFFYQIHSDSEDNIAFPALEAKGNFQNISHSYSIDHKLEGEQFIKISNILDEISKLHTYSNADADALGHQEPKYGQLCVKLHDMCISMHKVLCDHIDHEEIELLPLYRENFSAEEQLKITGNMLGRMRAESLKEIIPWLVASLTYEEQHAMMSLWRKATKNTKFDEWLREWWEGGLITPMEKIEEKQTNTLPSYTVDAVEVVLKYLVEEGAHDNGGISQNGNSGCISDPYGVSTEPDKEYKLKEDHCHDTYKLEADEERGKEIPGISDLNETGKLVQASRYMQEERDLPILSQEQLVAAIRRVHKDSKLDLESKSRIIQSLHTSRSITTQPKVNSEITKSRNEENISGQSASYRDPLKLTFGCKHYKRNCKLVSACCNKLYTCRVCHDDVADHTMDRKATAQMMCMRCLIIQPVGATCSTPSCQKLSMARYYCSICKFFDDEREIYHCPYCNLCRLGKGLGIDYFHCMNCNACMSRSLSVHICREKCFEDFCPICHEFIFSSSLPIKALQCGHLMHSACFQAYTCSYYTCPICSKSLGDMQVYFGMLDALLAEEKVPSEHAGRTQVILCNDCEKRGDSPFHWLYHKCPHCGSFNTRVV from the exons ATGTCCGGGGACGAGGTTTCTAGTTGTGGTGGTGTTATGGAAGTAGTTGAGTTGCCTAAAAATGGAGTTGGACTTGCTGATAATCCGATACTGGTGCTTGTTTATTTTCATAAGGCTTTAAGGGCGGAGTTTGCTGAGCTTCGTCGTATCGCGGTGGAGGCGTTGGAGAGTGGCAGGCATGGCGGGGAGCTTCTTGTTCTGCTGCGCAAGAGATTCGAGTTTTTGAAGCTTTTTTACAAGTATCATTCTGCTGCTGAAGATGAG GTCATATTTCTAGCACTAGATGAACTTGTTAAGAATGTGGTTTCTACATATTCACTAGAACACAAAAGCATAGATGATCTTTTTGATTCAGTTTTCAACTGCTTAGATGTTTTAGACAAAGAAGGGAAAGATAACCACCACAAGACATTTCAAGGACTTCTGTTTTGCATTGGTACAATCCAGACTACAATTTACCAACATATGCTCAAAGAAGAAGAGCAG GTCTTCCCTTTGCTGATGCAGCAGTTTTCTTCTTCTGAACAGGCTTCGCTTATTTGGCAGTTCATGTGTAGTGTTCCAGTGACACTGTTAGAAGATTTCTTACCATGGATGATATCAGTCCTTTCAGCAGATGAACAATTAGAAGTCAGCCGCAGTATGAAGGAGATTGTACCAGAAGAAAAACTACTGCAAGAG GTGGTAATTTCTTGGATTGATAACAAAGTACCTGTGTTTGGAGGCTGTACGAGTATACGTGAACAAGCAGCTCAATTTCACATTGGACTTGGTACAAATcatgaaactagtaaacaccaTTCATTTGATGGTATTCGTCTTTGGCATGATGCTATTAGGAAAGATCTACAAGAAGTTTTGGTTGAGCTGTATCAAATAAGAATATCAAGTACTTTTTCAGATTTACCTGCATTAGTTGTACAGCTAAACTTCATAGCAGATACCCTCATCTTCTACAG CAAGGCATTGTCTAATATAATCTATCCCCTGTGGAATGAACTTGCAAAGGATTTCTACTCCGCCCGTTATGCCCAATATCTGGATGAGAGGAAAATTGAAGGTCTTCAGAGGTTGCTGTATTATAAGTCTGAAAAGACAATTCCTCTAAGAAGATATGTGGAAAAGCTTTACGAAGAACTTGGGTCATTTGCAAGCTGGATTAACGAAAACTTGAAGTTAATAGAAGCAGAG GTTTTTCCATTAATACGCATGAATTGCAGCCATGATATGCAACAGTGGCTACTTTACACATGCCTGAAGATGATGCCGCTTGGTTTGATAAAGTGTGTGATTACATGGTTTTCTGCTCATTTATCCGGGAATGAAGCCAAGTCTGCTCTTAAAGAAAATCTAAAAGGTCCTTTAGCCAACAATCCATTGGCCTCTCTTTTATGCCACTGGTTACGCAGAAGTTATTCTGGAAAATCATCAACAGAAAAGTTTAAAGAAGACTTGCGAGAAATGTTTAACAGTCGGTGTCTGTTACTCTCTAAACAAATTGAGGAGGATTCCGGGCTTTCTCATTTCACTCCAGACGACAAACACCACAATACATCAAGCTGTAGGAAACCAGACAAAATCACAGACTCAGAGAACAAGTTTCCTACTTACACATGTTCTTCCACCAAAAGAAATAGGAACCACGATACATCATACACTAGTGGGATGAACTTTCATGTATCCTTTCCTCAAATTTTAAATATCCCTTCTTACCTTTCTCAGAATCCTGGGGTGTGTAGTCTAGTCACTTCCTTCACCATTCTTGACACAAATCCCATGGACCACATTATTTACTTTCACAAAGCTCTCAAGAAGGACCTGGAATATCTTATCCTTGTTTCAGCCAAGCTGGCTGAGAATGTAGGTTTTCTAATGGATTTTCATCGTTGCTTCCATCTTCTGCAATTCTTTTATCAGATACATAGTGATTCAGAGGATAACATTGCCTTTCCCGCCCTGGAGGCAAAGGGGAACTTTCAAAATATTAGCCATTCCTACAGCATTGACCATAAATTGGAAGGTGAACAATTCATCAAAATTTCCAATATTCTTGATGAAATATCAAAGTTGCACACATATTCTAATGCTGATGCGGATGCATTGGGTCATcaagagccaaaatatgggcaGTTGTGTGTCAAGCTTCATGATATGTGCATTTCAATGCATAAAGTACTCTGTGATCACATCGACCATGAAGAGATTGAACTGTTGCCATTATATAGAGAAAATTTCTCTGCTGAGGAGCAACTGAAGATCACCGGGAACATGCTTGGAAGAATGAGAGCAGAAAGTCTAAAAGAAATCATACCCTGGCTAGTGGCATCTTTAACCTATGAGGAACAGCACGCCATGATGTCTTTATGGCGGAAAGCTACAAAAAATACAAAGTTTGATGAATGGCTAAGAGAATGGTGGGAAGGTGGGCTGATCACTCCCATGGAGAAGATTGAAGAGAAGCAGACAAATACTCTTCCATCATACACTGTAGATGCTGTGGAGGTTGTTTTAAAATATCTGGTGGAAGAAGGTGCTCATGACAATGGCGGTATCTCCCAGAATGGAAATAGTGGCTGTATAAGTGATCCCTATGGAGTATCTACAGAACCTGATAAGGAATACAAATTGAAAGAAGACCATTGCCATGATACTTATAAACTTGAGGCCGACGAAGAAAGAGGGAAGGAAATACCAGGTATTTCTGACCTCAATGAAACTGGAAAGCTTGTACAAGCCAGTCGGTATATGCAGGAGGAGAGAGACCTCCCAATTCTGAGTCAAGAACAACTGGTGGCAGCAATTAGACGAGTCCATAAGGACTCTAAGTTGGATCTTGAATCAAAATCCCGTATAATCCAAAGCTTGCATACAAG CCGTTCTATTACCACACAGCCAAAAGTGAATTCAGAGATCACAAAATCAAGAAACGAGGAAAACATTTCAGGCCAAAGTGCATCTTATCGAGATCCACTGAAATTAACTTTTGGTTGCAAACACTATAAGAGGAACTGCAAGCTTGTTTCCGCCTGTTGCAATAAGCTGTACACATGCAGAGTTTGCCATGATGATGTTGCTGATCATACTATGGATAG AAAAGCTACTGCCCAGATGATGTGCATGAGATGTCTAATTATTCAACCAGTTGGTGCCACCTGCTCAACTCCTTCTTGCCAAAAGCTATCCATGGCCAGATACTACTGTAGCATCTGCAAATTTTTTGATGATGAGAG GGAGATCTACCACTGTCCTTACTGCAACCTGTGCCGGCTTGGGAAGGGACTGGGTATCGACTATTTTCACTGCATGAATTGCAATGCTTGCATGTCACGGTCTCTATCTGTGCATATATGCAGAGAGAAGTGTTTTGAAGATTTTTGTCCCATATGCCATGAATTTATATTTTCATCTAGCTTACCCATCAAGGCCCTTCAGTGTGGCCATCTGATGCACTCGGCATGTTTCCAG GCTTACACTTGTTCCTATTATACCTGTCCGATCTGCAGCAAGTCACTTGGGGACATGCAG GTATATTTTGGGATGCTTGATGCATTGTTGGCTGAAGAGAAAGTTCCGAGTGAACATGCTGGCCGGACTCAG GTCATATTATGCAACGATTGTGAAAAGAGAGGAGATTCTCCATTCCACTGGCTCTACCACAAGTGCCCACATTGTGGTTCATTCAATACCAGGGTTGTATAG